A section of the Paenibacillus odorifer genome encodes:
- a CDS encoding GNAT family N-acetyltransferase — protein MSEVYRLAELKDAEQLLDVTYRAYQLIRELGLHWPAATADLALIEDNIATNECYVLEVDGTIVATITLSKEEEIKKISPLPFIKWFAAHPDYSNRGYGGKLLDWVEENIIAGQLGSAAVTLATAKKHPWLVQMYERRGYERFLELDQQNGDGIMYLLKKTLTDKPQFIQRG, from the coding sequence ATGAGTGAGGTATACAGGCTGGCAGAACTGAAGGATGCGGAGCAATTGCTGGATGTTACATATCGTGCTTATCAGCTGATTCGTGAACTTGGGCTGCATTGGCCGGCGGCCACAGCCGACTTGGCGCTTATTGAAGACAATATAGCTACGAATGAGTGTTATGTGCTTGAAGTTGACGGAACGATAGTTGCGACCATAACCCTTTCAAAGGAAGAAGAGATTAAGAAGATTAGCCCACTGCCTTTTATTAAATGGTTTGCTGCTCATCCAGATTACAGTAACAGAGGTTATGGTGGAAAACTTTTGGATTGGGTGGAAGAGAACATTATTGCTGGACAGTTAGGTTCGGCTGCAGTCACGCTGGCAACGGCGAAGAAACATCCGTGGTTGGTTCAAATGTATGAACGCCGGGGGTACGAACGGTTTTTAGAACTGGATCAGCAGAACGGTGACGGCATTATGTATCTGCTGAAAAAAACACTTACAGACAAACCACAGTTCATTCAAAGGGGATAA
- a CDS encoding transporter substrate-binding domain-containing protein → MKKSISLVFASILTLAIAGCGNNSNSASSNQNGNTAEAAAPAKDSAKVTKIIVGTGTAFPKVCFIDENGKLTGFDVELLKEIDKQLPEYEFEFQTMDFSNLLLSLETKKIDLVAHVMEKNPERELKYSFNKEAYAHWRNRIVVAKDNNSIQSLDDLKGKKVLVGATSAQAQILENYNKENDNAIDIVYQNGAANDTVAQISTGRVDATLAADFVLPIIDPQNQLKATGDELSSADILYVFRKDDADSQKLSDAIDSAIKELKTDGTLGKLSTEWLGADVTADSVK, encoded by the coding sequence ATGAAAAAGTCCATTTCACTAGTATTTGCATCGATATTGACACTGGCGATTGCCGGCTGCGGAAACAACAGTAACAGTGCTAGCAGCAATCAGAATGGAAATACAGCAGAAGCTGCGGCACCGGCAAAGGATTCGGCTAAGGTAACTAAGATCATTGTGGGCACGGGTACTGCTTTTCCGAAAGTCTGCTTCATAGATGAGAACGGCAAACTCACCGGATTTGATGTGGAACTGCTCAAAGAAATCGATAAGCAGCTTCCAGAATATGAATTCGAATTTCAAACCATGGATTTCAGCAATCTGCTGCTGAGCCTGGAAACCAAAAAAATCGATTTGGTCGCCCATGTCATGGAGAAAAATCCGGAACGGGAGCTGAAATACTCTTTTAACAAAGAAGCCTATGCCCACTGGAGAAACCGCATTGTAGTGGCAAAGGATAATAATTCAATCCAATCGCTTGATGATCTCAAAGGGAAAAAGGTGCTTGTAGGTGCAACGAGTGCACAAGCACAAATACTCGAGAACTACAATAAAGAGAATGACAATGCGATTGATATCGTGTATCAGAATGGTGCAGCGAATGATACCGTCGCACAGATTAGTACTGGTCGTGTGGACGCAACGCTGGCTGCAGATTTTGTCCTACCGATCATTGATCCGCAGAATCAGCTAAAAGCAACGGGCGACGAGCTGTCCTCCGCGGACATTCTCTATGTTTTCCGTAAGGATGATGCCGATTCACAAAAGCTGTCAGATGCGATTGACAGTGCGATTAAAGAGCTGAAGACAGACGGCACACTAGGCAAGCTTAGTACGGAATGGTTGGGTGCGGATGTTACAGCGGATTCGGTTAAATGA
- a CDS encoding amino acid ABC transporter permease — translation MGAQFDISFVFSFLPKLLETLSTTLLIVACSLLTGILVGFLVALPRLYKVPVLKTISEIYISFFRGTPILIQLFLFYYGLPEIMKLVHVDMTRTPVLVFVILTYGLHTGAYMSEMIRASVMAVDKGQVEAAYATGMTGVQAFTRIVLPQALGIAVPVFSNLVIALLKDTSLAFTLGVMEMSGKAQTLGSLTQHFIETYIALALIYLVISFTIEKLLLIAERRLLRHEKRNTPEKKSFKINKSWSYRRIIAELGPGKGGSGL, via the coding sequence ATGGGCGCACAGTTTGATATCAGCTTTGTATTTTCGTTTTTGCCTAAGTTACTAGAGACTTTAAGCACCACGCTTCTGATTGTCGCCTGTTCTCTACTGACAGGAATTCTTGTCGGCTTTCTCGTAGCTCTGCCAAGACTTTATAAAGTGCCTGTGTTAAAAACCATCTCCGAAATCTATATTTCTTTTTTTCGGGGAACTCCGATTCTTATCCAGCTCTTCTTGTTTTATTATGGTCTGCCCGAAATTATGAAGCTGGTTCATGTCGATATGACCCGGACTCCCGTGCTTGTTTTTGTGATACTTACTTACGGGCTGCATACGGGGGCATACATGTCCGAAATGATCCGGGCTTCTGTAATGGCGGTGGATAAGGGGCAGGTAGAGGCTGCTTATGCTACAGGAATGACGGGGGTTCAAGCCTTTACGCGAATCGTGCTGCCGCAGGCGCTCGGAATCGCAGTTCCGGTATTCTCCAATCTGGTGATTGCTCTACTGAAAGATACGTCATTGGCCTTTACTCTTGGGGTGATGGAAATGTCAGGTAAAGCACAGACGCTAGGCAGCTTAACTCAGCATTTTATTGAAACGTATATCGCGCTTGCGCTAATCTATCTGGTCATCAGCTTTACAATCGAGAAACTGCTGCTTATAGCAGAACGCCGGCTGCTGCGGCATGAGAAACGGAATACACCGGAGAAAAAATCGTTCAAAATCAACAAAAGCTGGTCCTACCGCCGCATCATTGCTGAACTTGGACCGGGTAAAGGAGGTAGCGGATTATGA
- a CDS encoding amino acid ABC transporter permease — protein MKLDPSFIWTALVQILSAIPVTLSITVVSVLIGFVIGVAVALIRIYRIPLLYPLAVGYVTFIRGTPMLTHLLLIYFGLPVLIDGLAVQFGWSFRSVSIPMIGFAYISFSITAGAYMSEVVRSGLLAVDRGQLEAAHSIGMTTPQALRRIVFPQALAASLPNLSNSVIGMLHGSTLAFTVSVVDINAKAQIVASTNWKFFEAYLAAALIFWGLTFLIERVTSLIEKRINLYNRGGVA, from the coding sequence ATGAAGCTGGACCCATCTTTTATCTGGACTGCTCTGGTGCAAATTTTAAGTGCAATTCCTGTGACCTTATCTATTACTGTTGTCTCAGTACTCATTGGATTTGTGATTGGTGTGGCTGTAGCGTTGATCCGGATATACAGAATTCCGCTGCTGTATCCGCTGGCTGTCGGTTATGTTACGTTCATCCGCGGGACACCGATGCTGACACATCTTTTGCTCATCTATTTTGGGCTTCCCGTATTAATCGATGGTCTGGCGGTACAGTTCGGCTGGAGCTTCAGGTCGGTATCGATTCCCATGATCGGTTTTGCCTATATTTCGTTCTCGATTACAGCGGGAGCCTATATGTCCGAAGTCGTCCGTTCAGGTCTGCTTGCGGTGGATCGCGGTCAGCTGGAAGCGGCCCATTCTATCGGCATGACCACGCCCCAGGCACTGCGGCGGATTGTTTTTCCTCAGGCGCTGGCGGCGAGTCTGCCCAATCTGTCAAATTCGGTAATTGGTATGCTGCATGGATCTACCCTTGCTTTTACCGTTTCGGTGGTGGATATCAATGCTAAGGCGCAAATTGTTGCTTCAACGAACTGGAAGTTTTTTGAGGCTTATCTGGCGGCAGCACTGATTTTCTGGGGACTTACGTTCCTGATCGAACGCGTGACGTCGCTGATTGAAAAAAGAATTAATCTGTACAATCGAGGTGGAGTAGCATGA
- a CDS encoding amino acid ABC transporter ATP-binding protein: MIKLAQISKSFGRNQVLNNIDLTVTKGEVVVILGPSGSGKTTLLRCVNYLEKPSSGEIAIGDFKVNCKHARKKEIHLLRQKTAMVFQQYNLFRHKTALENVMEGLLIVKKLPKEEAKKRSIALLEKVGLGSKLDAYPSQLSGGQQQRVGIARALALEPEVILFDEPTSALDPELVGEVLAVIRKIAKEGITMIVVTHEMGFARDVANHVVFMDGGVIVEEGTPAELFNHPREERTRQFLKRITPEFNYSI, encoded by the coding sequence ATGATCAAGCTTGCGCAAATTTCGAAGTCATTCGGTCGGAATCAGGTGCTCAACAATATAGATTTAACGGTGACGAAGGGCGAGGTTGTCGTCATTCTCGGTCCCAGCGGCTCAGGCAAAACGACACTTTTACGCTGTGTGAATTATCTGGAGAAGCCAAGCAGCGGAGAGATCGCCATCGGCGATTTCAAAGTGAACTGCAAGCACGCCCGTAAAAAGGAGATTCATCTGCTCCGGCAAAAAACGGCAATGGTGTTCCAGCAGTACAATTTATTCCGCCATAAAACCGCGCTGGAGAACGTGATGGAGGGACTGTTGATTGTCAAAAAGCTTCCGAAGGAAGAAGCGAAAAAGCGGAGTATTGCTCTACTTGAAAAGGTTGGTCTTGGCAGCAAGCTGGACGCCTATCCAAGTCAGCTGTCCGGAGGCCAGCAGCAGCGGGTTGGCATTGCCCGTGCCTTGGCACTCGAGCCGGAGGTTATATTGTTCGACGAACCCACATCGGCGTTGGACCCAGAGTTAGTGGGTGAGGTGCTGGCCGTCATCCGTAAAATTGCCAAGGAAGGCATCACAATGATTGTGGTGACTCATGAAATGGGCTTTGCTCGTGATGTGGCGAATCATGTGGTTTTTATGGACGGAGGCGTCATTGTTGAAGAAGGGACTCCGGCAGAGCTGTTTAACCATCCGCGCGAAGAAAGAACGAGGCAGTTCCTGAAGCGGATCACACCTGAATTTAACTATTCCATATAG
- a CDS encoding LLM class flavin-dependent oxidoreductase yields MAITISVLDQSPIYPGETPEEAFQHTVKLAQLSEELGFHRFWVSEHHDSEQVAGSSPEVLISHLLAKTERIRIGSGGIMLQHYSPYKVAENFNVLSTLAPGRVDLGVGRAPGGLPRSTQALQQGKAETPDLTGKIIELEKYVHNRLEENHPLAGLKAGPLPGIPPELYVLGASVSSAEIAAELGLPYVFSLFINSDKAVALDAIRAYRSGFASSQGRQPQAIIALSLVVAETEEGAKELAGAHKLIRIQLASGKKLTVGTLEQAGEFARQSNEAYTIEELEPEITKGTKSSVREQLLELSEASGVEEFIITTNVQPFDKRLRSFELLSEAIAEVAAEA; encoded by the coding sequence ATGGCTATTACAATCAGCGTACTTGATCAAAGTCCGATCTATCCGGGAGAAACGCCGGAGGAAGCATTCCAGCATACAGTCAAGCTGGCACAACTGTCCGAAGAGCTTGGATTCCACCGGTTCTGGGTTTCAGAGCATCATGACTCCGAGCAGGTAGCCGGCTCTTCCCCGGAAGTACTTATCTCACATCTTCTGGCTAAAACAGAGCGAATCCGCATTGGCTCCGGTGGCATCATGCTCCAGCATTACAGCCCGTATAAGGTAGCGGAGAACTTCAATGTGCTGTCTACACTGGCTCCTGGACGAGTGGATCTCGGTGTGGGACGTGCTCCCGGTGGACTCCCGCGCAGCACACAGGCACTGCAGCAGGGAAAAGCTGAAACCCCAGACCTGACGGGCAAAATCATCGAGCTGGAAAAGTATGTACATAACCGCCTCGAAGAAAACCATCCGCTGGCAGGGTTGAAGGCAGGTCCCCTTCCTGGTATTCCTCCCGAGTTGTATGTCCTTGGTGCGAGTGTAAGCAGCGCGGAAATTGCCGCTGAACTGGGGTTACCGTACGTATTCTCCCTGTTTATTAACAGCGATAAGGCGGTAGCGCTGGATGCCATTCGTGCTTACCGCAGCGGTTTTGCTTCTTCACAGGGCAGACAACCGCAAGCGATTATCGCTTTATCGTTAGTGGTGGCTGAGACTGAGGAGGGAGCGAAAGAACTGGCAGGTGCGCATAAGCTGATCCGGATTCAACTGGCGAGCGGGAAGAAGCTGACAGTAGGGACCTTGGAACAGGCGGGAGAATTTGCCCGCCAGAGCAATGAAGCCTACACGATTGAAGAGCTGGAACCGGAGATTACCAAAGGAACTAAATCATCTGTCCGTGAACAGTTGTTGGAACTTTCAGAGGCATCCGGTGTCGAGGAGTTCATCATAACGACGAATGTACAGCCCTTTGACAAACGGCTCCGATCCTTTGAGCTATTGAGCGAAGCAATCGCTGAAGTGGCGGCAGAGGCATAA
- a CDS encoding amidohydrolase, with protein sequence MTSKAKELSAEALEEELIGIRRHLHRHPELSNEEYGTTEYIISLLERAGVRIVEYGLSTGVIAEIGGKKPGLVIALRADIDALPIQEESGVSFASLYPGKMHACGHDFHTAALIGAAFQLKQREQQLQGTVRLLFQPAEEKAQGAQRIIASGALEDVRAVIGLHNKPDLPVGTIGIKGGPLMAAADGFVIEVQGGSSHAAVPEAGIDPIVAASHIVTAFQSIVSRNVSPLQSAVVSVTQIHSGNSWNIIPEKAVLEGTIRTFDETVRSKVLNRFQEVAVGVAAALGAEATVRWIEGPPPVINDPSLAALGVESVEALGYREIQPELSLAGEDFAFYQRVVPGLFVFVGTEGSQEWHHPAFNLDERALPVAARFLADVAVRSLVQYSPDGGAEL encoded by the coding sequence ATGACAAGTAAAGCTAAAGAGTTAAGTGCGGAAGCGCTTGAAGAAGAATTAATCGGGATACGCCGTCATCTGCACCGGCACCCGGAACTGTCCAATGAAGAATATGGCACAACAGAATATATCATTTCCCTGCTGGAGCGGGCAGGAGTCAGGATCGTAGAATACGGTCTGTCTACCGGCGTGATCGCAGAGATTGGCGGCAAAAAGCCTGGTTTGGTCATCGCACTGCGCGCAGATATTGATGCCTTGCCAATCCAGGAGGAAAGCGGAGTATCCTTTGCTTCATTATATCCCGGCAAAATGCATGCCTGCGGGCATGATTTCCATACGGCTGCCTTGATTGGTGCCGCCTTTCAATTGAAACAGCGAGAGCAGCAATTACAGGGAACGGTGCGCCTGTTATTCCAACCAGCGGAGGAGAAGGCGCAGGGTGCACAGCGAATCATTGCTAGCGGGGCACTAGAAGACGTCCGGGCAGTGATCGGGCTGCATAACAAGCCAGACCTGCCAGTCGGAACCATCGGTATTAAGGGTGGTCCTTTAATGGCAGCAGCTGACGGGTTTGTGATTGAAGTGCAGGGTGGCAGTTCTCATGCTGCCGTTCCGGAAGCTGGCATAGACCCGATTGTAGCGGCTTCGCATATTGTGACGGCATTCCAGTCCATTGTAAGTCGCAATGTCAGTCCACTGCAGAGTGCGGTGGTCAGTGTGACGCAGATTCACAGCGGCAATTCATGGAACATTATCCCCGAAAAAGCCGTGCTTGAAGGGACGATCCGCACCTTTGATGAAACGGTGCGCAGCAAAGTGCTGAACCGGTTTCAGGAAGTGGCGGTCGGTGTAGCAGCGGCTCTTGGAGCAGAAGCTACCGTTCGCTGGATAGAAGGGCCACCTCCGGTTATCAACGACCCCTCCCTAGCAGCGCTTGGAGTTGAATCGGTCGAAGCTCTTGGTTACCGAGAGATTCAGCCAGAGCTTTCTCTGGCTGGAGAGGATTTCGCCTTCTATCAGCGCGTGGTACCCGGACTGTTCGTTTTTGTTGGTACTGAAGGAAGCCAGGAATGGCATCATCCGGCCTTCAATCTGGATGAACGTGCACTCCCTGTGGCAGCACGTTTCCTTGCGGATGTAGCTGTTCGTTCCCTAGTGCAGTACAGTCCCGATGGAGGTGCAGAATTATAG
- the solA gene encoding N-methyl-L-tryptophan oxidase — MAEYNSYDVIIVGAGSMGMSAGYYLARRGVKTLLIDAFDPPHTQGSHHGETRLIRHAYSGDPAYIDLALRADRLWKEAEQLSGIELLVRSGVLNLADSAVYSFSGRLAEAKKRKVQVQHLDAGEVRRRWPGLNIPETFAAMYEPDAGYLYSERCISAYRQLALGQGAELLTNTSVVNITAREGSVTVHTTNGDYHGASAILSAGAWFGALAPFVHLPIKAIRKVVGWFESSPAFAAGNFPGFTLGAEEGGYYGFPSIDGTGLKIGRHDTGLEWKPGTLLAPFGSEVSDEQDLRRVLESYMPGAAGRLLKGSVCKYEHTPDEDFIIDRHPLHSNVLVAGGFSGHGFKFSSVVGEILADMATSGATNHNIQPFSLSRFAPDHSQAGFILEGI; from the coding sequence ATAGCTGAATATAACAGTTACGATGTAATTATCGTCGGCGCAGGCTCGATGGGCATGAGCGCCGGTTACTATCTTGCGAGGCGCGGAGTGAAGACGCTGCTAATTGATGCCTTTGATCCTCCACATACACAGGGAAGCCATCACGGGGAAACCCGGCTGATCCGGCACGCTTACAGTGGTGATCCCGCTTACATTGATTTGGCTCTGCGGGCAGATCGTTTATGGAAAGAAGCCGAGCAGTTGAGCGGAATAGAACTGCTTGTCCGCTCGGGCGTATTGAATCTAGCAGATAGTGCAGTGTATTCCTTCAGCGGTCGTCTCGCGGAAGCGAAGAAACGGAAGGTGCAGGTTCAGCATCTGGATGCCGGAGAGGTCCGGCGGCGCTGGCCGGGATTGAACATTCCAGAAACATTCGCAGCAATGTATGAACCAGATGCCGGGTATTTGTACAGCGAGCGCTGTATCTCCGCCTACCGCCAGCTTGCCCTTGGACAGGGTGCGGAGCTGTTGACGAACACTTCGGTAGTAAACATCACCGCCCGCGAAGGCAGTGTGACAGTTCATACAACAAACGGCGATTATCACGGAGCGTCAGCTATCCTTAGTGCCGGAGCCTGGTTTGGTGCGTTGGCGCCTTTTGTGCATTTGCCAATCAAGGCGATCCGCAAAGTTGTGGGCTGGTTTGAGAGCTCACCTGCTTTTGCAGCCGGTAACTTCCCTGGCTTCACGCTAGGGGCTGAGGAAGGTGGCTATTATGGCTTTCCCAGCATTGATGGAACCGGTCTGAAGATCGGCCGGCACGATACGGGGCTGGAATGGAAACCAGGAACACTACTTGCTCCCTTTGGCAGTGAAGTCAGCGATGAGCAAGACCTTCGTAGAGTACTGGAGTCTTATATGCCGGGTGCAGCTGGCCGATTACTTAAAGGTTCTGTATGCAAATATGAGCATACGCCTGATGAAGATTTCATTATTGACCGCCATCCGCTCCACTCCAATGTGCTGGTAGCCGGAGGGTTCTCAGGGCATGGTTTTAAATTTTCTAGTGTTGTAGGTGAAATACTTGCTGATATGGCGACAAGTGGAGCTACCAACCACAACATCCAACCTTTTTCGTTATCACGTTTTGCACCTGATCATTCGCAAGCAGGCTTTATATTGGAGGGGATTTAA
- a CDS encoding DinB family protein codes for MSKVQISNFLSTYNQLVHATAGLTEEQLKWKAEPTSWSVTEVLAHLADHSIVVSFRIRDILAATTAQLPVFNQDAWVSGQYANSGYASDSLELFRSLLYYNSLLFERLSAEDWEKSGINFKGEIVKISDIVHSFTAHVERHLGQIERIKQGAANASFVQ; via the coding sequence ATGAGCAAAGTTCAAATCAGTAATTTTTTAAGTACTTACAACCAGCTGGTGCATGCAACTGCAGGGTTAACAGAGGAACAGCTGAAATGGAAGGCGGAACCAACAAGTTGGAGTGTCACTGAGGTGCTGGCTCATCTAGCTGATCACAGCATTGTGGTTTCGTTCCGCATCCGTGATATTCTCGCTGCTACAACTGCGCAGCTGCCAGTCTTCAATCAGGACGCTTGGGTCAGCGGCCAGTACGCCAACAGTGGTTATGCTTCCGATAGCCTGGAGTTGTTCCGCAGCCTGCTTTATTATAACAGTCTATTGTTTGAACGGCTCAGCGCAGAGGATTGGGAGAAAAGCGGGATTAACTTCAAGGGGGAGATCGTGAAAATTTCCGATATCGTCCATAGCTTCACCGCACATGTGGAAAGGCATCTTGGCCAGATCGAGCGAATCAAGCAGGGCGCTGCCAATGCATCGTTCGTGCAATGA
- a CDS encoding LLM class flavin-dependent oxidoreductase has protein sequence MTKPKQLKLGALLHGVGGSTSMWRHPDAKPDASVNFELYKAWVQKAEEGKLDLIFIADGLYINEKSIPHFLNRFEPLTILSALAAVSTNIGLVGTLSTSYSEPFTVARQFGSLDVISGGRAGWNVVTSPLEGSASNYSKKEHPDHGKRYRIATEYLQVTRGLWDSWEDDAFVRDKESGVFFDPQKMHTLDHQGEFFSVKGPLNIARSKQGQPVVFQAGSSEVGKNYASKEADAIFTGHETLEDAQAFYSDVKTRVASFDRDPNEVLIFPGIAPIIGDTPEEAERKYQEVAGLVTIENALKYLGRFFEHHDFSQYPLDAPFPELGELGRNSFQSGTDKIKKDAKERGLTLRQVALQSATPRSSFIGTPEQVADQIQTWFEGGGADGFMIAAAVPNGLEEFVDRVVPILQERGLFRTEYESSTLRGNLGIPLPENRYSKASQPAGHKAIH, from the coding sequence ATGACCAAACCAAAACAACTGAAGCTAGGGGCACTGCTTCATGGAGTAGGAGGCAGCACGTCGATGTGGCGCCATCCTGATGCTAAGCCGGATGCAAGTGTAAACTTTGAATTATACAAAGCGTGGGTACAGAAGGCAGAAGAAGGCAAGCTGGATCTGATCTTCATCGCAGACGGTTTGTACATTAATGAAAAGTCCATTCCGCATTTCCTTAACCGGTTTGAGCCGCTGACCATCCTTAGCGCACTCGCCGCCGTCAGCACCAACATCGGTCTGGTTGGTACCCTGTCCACCTCCTACAGTGAACCGTTTACTGTCGCGCGTCAATTCGGCTCACTGGATGTAATCAGCGGAGGCCGGGCCGGCTGGAATGTGGTGACTTCACCGCTGGAAGGCTCTGCCTCTAATTACAGCAAAAAAGAGCATCCTGACCATGGCAAGCGCTACCGCATTGCTACCGAATATTTGCAGGTGACGCGCGGATTATGGGATTCCTGGGAAGATGATGCGTTTGTCCGAGACAAGGAATCAGGTGTATTCTTTGATCCGCAAAAAATGCATACCCTGGACCATCAAGGTGAGTTCTTCTCCGTGAAGGGACCGCTCAATATTGCTCGTTCGAAGCAGGGGCAGCCAGTCGTGTTTCAGGCAGGTTCCTCAGAAGTTGGTAAAAATTACGCCTCAAAGGAAGCGGATGCTATCTTCACTGGCCACGAAACGCTAGAAGATGCCCAGGCATTCTATAGCGATGTTAAGACACGGGTAGCTTCATTTGACCGGGATCCGAATGAGGTGCTGATCTTTCCTGGCATTGCACCAATCATTGGCGACACACCAGAGGAAGCAGAGCGCAAATATCAGGAGGTTGCTGGTCTCGTGACGATTGAGAATGCACTGAAATATTTGGGCAGATTCTTCGAGCATCATGATTTCTCGCAATATCCGCTGGATGCACCGTTCCCTGAGCTTGGCGAGTTGGGGCGCAATAGTTTTCAGAGCGGCACGGATAAAATCAAAAAGGACGCGAAGGAGAGAGGCTTAACACTAAGACAGGTCGCCTTACAATCCGCTACCCCGCGCAGCAGCTTTATTGGCACACCTGAGCAAGTGGCGGATCAGATTCAAACCTGGTTTGAGGGTGGAGGAGCAGACGGATTTATGATCGCAGCTGCTGTTCCTAACGGACTGGAGGAATTCGTCGATCGGGTAGTGCCGATTCTGCAAGAGCGGGGTCTGTTCCGCACTGAATACGAAAGTAGCACCCTGCGTGGAAATCTCGGTATTCCATTGCCTGAGAACCGCTATTCCAAGGCATCTCAACCGGCAGGGCATAAAGCCATACATTAA
- a CDS encoding ABC transporter permease has translation MYAKFYKYRWQYLMILPGVLLLFLFSYIPMAGIQVAFRDFQIGTSIWNSVWVGLDNFSFLQDPQFLTVVKNTLYISVLKFIFGFPAPILLALVINEVTRPVFKRFVQSVSYLPHFFSWIVVAYILQSFLTLDGGLVNQFIEKAGGDPVFFLGSTEWFRPMVILSGLWKETGWNTILYLAAITTIDPQLYESAKVEGAGKLAQIRHITFPGILPTISIVLILSIPSLITVGMDQIYPLMNSANQGVADVLDTYIIRNGLQQGYFGMATAVGLLSSVISLILVVSTNQLSRKINGEGLW, from the coding sequence TTGTACGCTAAGTTCTACAAGTACCGATGGCAATATTTAATGATTCTTCCGGGAGTTCTGTTGCTATTTCTGTTCAGCTATATTCCGATGGCAGGGATTCAGGTCGCCTTCCGCGACTTTCAGATTGGCACCTCGATCTGGAATAGCGTATGGGTGGGATTAGACAACTTTTCTTTCCTGCAAGATCCCCAGTTTTTAACTGTTGTCAAAAACACGTTATATATATCCGTGCTTAAGTTCATCTTCGGATTCCCGGCACCGATTCTGCTGGCGCTGGTGATTAACGAGGTAACCCGGCCTGTATTTAAACGATTCGTGCAATCGGTCAGCTATTTGCCACATTTTTTCTCATGGATTGTAGTCGCTTACATCCTGCAGTCTTTTCTGACTTTGGATGGTGGGCTGGTCAATCAGTTCATCGAGAAAGCAGGTGGTGATCCCGTATTTTTTCTAGGTTCCACGGAGTGGTTCCGGCCCATGGTTATATTAAGCGGCTTGTGGAAAGAGACCGGCTGGAACACGATTCTCTATTTGGCTGCGATCACAACGATTGATCCGCAATTGTATGAGTCCGCCAAGGTAGAGGGGGCAGGAAAGCTAGCCCAGATTCGGCATATCACCTTCCCGGGTATTCTACCGACGATATCGATTGTGCTAATTCTAAGTATCCCAAGCCTGATTACTGTAGGGATGGATCAGATTTATCCGCTGATGAATTCTGCTAATCAAGGGGTCGCGGATGTACTGGATACGTATATCATCCGCAACGGATTGCAGCAGGGATATTTTGGGATGGCGACCGCAGTAGGACTGTTATCCTCAGTGATCAGCTTGATATTGGTTGTTTCGACTAATCAGTTATCCAGAAAAATAAATGGTGAAGGATTATGGTGA
- a CDS encoding carbohydrate ABC transporter permease yields the protein MKLSRGEKIAQYVIVIVLAGLCLSVLYPFLYMLAISLNDGASAAKGGVYLWPKNFTLINYEIVLGNEIIRQSYLITIARTVIGTFAGLIVTLLVAFGLSYRGLPLRSTILGYILLTMLFSGGLVPFYIQLNNLGLINTFWVYIFPGLFSVWNMFVMLKFIQGIPEALVESAELDGAGPVRTLIQIIIPLSQPMLAALGLFTAVGHWNDWFAGAFFVTKQNLIPVQTFLQQLLAAQDLSAVLGSNTNQEALARSSQMQNITLMSIKMAVVMVSAIPILCVYPFLQKYFVKGVLVGSVKG from the coding sequence ATGAAGCTCAGCAGAGGTGAAAAAATAGCTCAATACGTCATCGTCATAGTACTGGCCGGTCTGTGCTTGTCTGTACTATATCCATTCCTGTACATGCTGGCAATCTCACTGAATGACGGTGCAAGTGCGGCCAAAGGTGGCGTGTATCTATGGCCCAAGAATTTCACATTAATAAATTATGAGATCGTATTAGGAAATGAAATTATCCGGCAGTCTTATCTAATTACAATCGCTAGGACAGTCATTGGCACATTCGCAGGACTTATCGTCACACTTCTGGTGGCATTTGGCTTGTCCTACCGCGGTCTTCCCTTAAGAAGCACGATACTAGGCTATATTCTTTTAACCATGTTATTCAGTGGAGGACTGGTTCCTTTCTATATTCAGCTTAATAATCTCGGGCTTATCAACACGTTCTGGGTGTATATTTTCCCCGGGCTGTTCTCGGTCTGGAACATGTTTGTCATGCTGAAGTTTATACAGGGAATCCCTGAAGCTCTGGTAGAATCCGCTGAACTAGATGGAGCCGGTCCTGTTCGTACTCTGATTCAGATTATTATTCCACTCTCTCAACCTATGCTTGCAGCGCTGGGACTGTTTACCGCAGTGGGACACTGGAATGATTGGTTCGCCGGTGCTTTCTTCGTCACGAAGCAGAATCTGATTCCGGTGCAGACCTTCCTGCAGCAATTGCTCGCTGCTCAGGATTTATCCGCTGTCCTTGGCTCGAATACCAACCAGGAAGCTTTGGCGAGGAGCTCACAAATGCAGAATATTACGCTGATGTCGATTAAGATGGCAGTCGTTATGGTGAGTGCAATCCCCATCCTGTGCGTGTATCCGTTCCTGCAGAAATATTTTGTGAAAGGAGTTCTTGTAGGGTCAGTAAAAGGTTGA